The Aptenodytes patagonicus chromosome 10, bAptPat1.pri.cur, whole genome shotgun sequence genome includes a region encoding these proteins:
- the IDH3A gene encoding isocitrate dehydrogenase [NAD] subunit alpha, mitochondrial, which produces MAAAAWMPTVSRLLGAFKNQKQVTRSFGSAVQTVTLIPGDGIGPEISAAVMKIFDAAKAPIQWEERNVTAIQGPGGKWMIPPDAKESMDKNKMGLKGPLKTPIAAGHPSMNLLLRKTFDLYANVRPCVSIEGYKTPYTDVNIVTIRENTEGEYSGIEHVIVEGVVQSIKLITEAASKRIAEFAFEYARNNQRSHVTAVHKANIMRMSDGLFLRKCREAAENCKDIKFNEMYLDTVCLNMVQDPSQFDVLVMPNLYGDILSDLCAGLIGGLGVTPSGNIGANGVAIFESVHGTAPDIAGKDLANPTALLLSAVMMLRHMGLHKHATKIETACFDTIKDGKVLTKDLGGSAKCSEFTEEICRRVRDTD; this is translated from the exons ATGGCTGCAGCCGCGTGGATGCCTACG GTTTCTCGATTGCTAGGTGctttcaaaaaccaaaaacaGGTGACCAGAAGTTTTGGTAGTGCT GTACAAACAGTAACTTTAATCCCAGGAGATGGCATAGGACCTgaaatttctgctgctgtcatgAAGATCTTTGATGCTGCCAAA GCTCCTATTCAGTGGGAAGAGAGGAATGTTACAGCTATCCAGGGACCAGGAGGGAAGTGGATGATACCTCCAGATGCCAAAGAATCCATGGATAAAAACAAAATGGGATTAAAAG ggcCTTTAAAGACCCCAATTGCTGCAGGGCACCCATCAATGAATCTGCTTCTGCGTAAAACCTTTGACCTTTATGCAAATGTACGTCCCTGTGTCTCAATTGAAGGGTACAAAACCCCATACACAGATGTGAACATTGTCACAATTCGAGAGAACACAGAAGGCGAATACAGTGGAATTGAGCATGTG ATTGTTGAAGGTGTTGTGCAAAGTATCAAGCTGATCACAGAAGCAGCCAGCAAGCGTATTGCCGAATTTGCTTTTGAGTATGCCAGAAATAATCAGAGAAGCCATGTTACTGCTGTGCACAAGGCAAATATTAT GAGAATGTCCGATGGGCTTTTCTTGAGAAaatgcagggaggcagcagaaaacTGTAAAGATATTAAATTTAATGAAATGTATCTGGATACTGTGTGTCTGAAT ATGGTTCAGGATCCATCACAATTTGATGTGCTTGTTATGCCAAACTTGTATGGTGACATCCTCAG tgacttgTGTGCTGGACTGATTGGGGGTCTTGGAGTAACACCAAGTGGAAATATTGGTGCTAATGGAGTTGCGATTTTTGAATCA GTCCATGGAACGGCACCAGACATTGCAGGAAAAGACTTGGCAAATCCAACTGCCCTTCTTCTGAGTGCTGTAATGATGTTGCGTCACATGGGACTACACAAACATGCCACAAAAATTGAAACAGCTTGCTTTGATACAATTAAAGATGGAAAG gtcTTGACAAAAGACTTGGGAGGTAGCGCCAAGTGTTCGGAATTCACAGAGGAGATCTGCCGCAGAGTACGGGACACAGACTAA